One stretch of Castor canadensis chromosome 12, mCasCan1.hap1v2, whole genome shotgun sequence DNA includes these proteins:
- the Eps8l3 gene encoding epidermal growth factor receptor kinase substrate 8-like protein 3 isoform X5, producing the protein MSRPSSRAIYLHRKEYSQNLTSEPTLLQHRVEHLMTCKLGTQRVQEPKDALQKLQELDAQGRVWSQDLILQVRDGWLQLLDIETKEELDSYHLDNIKVMDVALNTCSYNSVLSITVQESGLPSTSTLLFQCQEVGAEKLRTSLQKALEEELEQSRPQFGGHHPGQKRWRETSLERPLPINQVPPVEQGSSPEQSYKRTSEHSLPPSPRPLVRYHSSQEQSAFTPPPRRLSSSPENPERDEDMLNHVLGDIELFTGKLKDVQAKTSHKKKRRLGKKKNKAQGGITEAQYIDCFQKIKLSFNLLGNLAIRLQETSAPEFIHIIFQTLNYILSQCPDTGLAAQVISPLLTRKAIDLLQSCLSPSENNFWKGLGMAWTTSQDNWTGTEPPPYQPIFYDGWQPSSPAPLRHQDSVSLRSPRLGSTSRFAQEETNNYSPQPGDPNFQPSSPKSAEPILKMQVLYEFEARNPQELTVIQGEVLEVLDHSKRWWLVKNEAGKSGYIPSNILEPLQSRAPGSQGQLPPRAPMLRLSSKPEEVTAWLQAENFSTLTVRTLGSLLGSQLLRMRPGELQMLCPHEAPRILARLEAVRRTLGISP; encoded by the exons CACCTGATGACATGTAAGCTGGGGACACAGAGAGTCCAGGAGCCCAAGGATGCCCTGCAGAAGCTTCAGGAGCTGGATGCACAGGGCCGGGTGTGGAGCCAAGACCTGATTCTGCAGGTCAGAGATGGCTGGCTCCAGCTGCTGGACATTGAGACCAAG GAGGAGCTGGACTCTTACCACCTGGACAACATCAAGGTCATGGATGTGGCGCTGAACACCTGCTCCTACAACTCTGTGTTGTCCATTACTGTGCAGGAGTCTGGCCTGCCAAGCACCAGCACTCTGCTTTTCCAGTGCCAGGAAGTGGGG GCAGAGAAGTTGAGGACCAGCCTGCAGAAGGCCCTGGAGGAAGAGCTGGAACAAAG CAGACCTCAATTTGGAGGCCATCATCCAGGCCAGAAGAGATGGAGGGAAACTTCTCTAGAAAGGCCACTCCCTATAAATCAGGTACCCCCTGTGGAGCAGGGGTCCTCTCCAGAACAATCCTACAAGAGAACCTCAGAGCACA GCCTCCCGCCATCCCCAAGGCCCCTGGTACGCTATCACAGTTCCCAAGAACAAAGTGCCTTCACTCCGCCTCCTCGAAGACTGTCCTCATCCCCTGAGAACCCAGAGAGGGATGAG GATATGCTGAACCATGTCCTAGGGGACATCGAGCTGTTCACAGGAAAGCTGAAGGATGTCCAGGCAAAGACCAGCCATAAGAAGAAGAGAAggcttgggaaaaaaaagaacaaggctcAGGGGG GGATCACAGAGGCACAGTACATTGACTGCTTCCAGAAGATCAAGCTCAGCTTCAACCTCCTG GGGAATCTGGCCATCAGGTTACAGGAGACAAGTGCCCCTGAGTTCATACACATCATCTTCCAAACTCTGAACTAC ATCCTGTCCCAGTGCCCCGACACTGGCCTGGCAGCCCAAGTAATCTCACCCTTGCTCACCCGCAAAGCCATTGACCTGCTGCAGTCCTGTCTAAGCCCATCTGAGAATAACTTCTGGAAGGGGCTTGGCATGGCCTGGACCACCAGCCA GGACAACTGGACAGGCACCGAGCCCCCGCCCTACCAACCCATATTCTATGATGGCTGGCAGCCCTCCTCTCCG GCACCCTTAAGACACCAGGACTCTGTGTCCCTCAG AAGCCCTAGGTTAGGAAGCACCTCACGCTTTGCTCAAGAGGAGACAAACAACTACAGCCCTCAGCCTGGGGACCCCAACTTCCAACCCTCCAGTCCCAAGTCTGCTGAGCCAATTCTAAAAATGCAAGTGCTGTATGAGTTTGAAGCAAGGAACCCACAGGAACTGACTGTGATCCAGGGAGAGGTGCTGGAG GTGCTGGACCACAGCAAGCGGTGGTGGCTGGTGAAGAACGAGGCAGGAAAGAGTggctacattcccagcaacatcCTGGAGCCCCTGCAGTCCAGGGCCCCTGGGAGCCAGGGCCAGTTGCCTCCTCGG GCGCCAATGCTTCGACTTAGCTCAAAACCTGAGGAGGTCACAGCATGGCTGCAGGCAGAGAACTTCTCCACTCT CACGGTGAGGACCCTCGGGTCCTTGTTAGGGAGCCAGTTACTTCGCATGAGACCTGGGGAGCTACAAATGCTATGTCCACATGAAGCCCCACGGATCTTGGCCCGGCTGGAGGCTGTCAGAAGGACACTGGGG ATAAGCCCTTAG